The following are encoded together in the Xanthomonas vesicatoria ATCC 35937 genome:
- a CDS encoding SAM-dependent methyltransferase, whose translation MSTVTAPPSSLPEEAFATRLAESGVLPDAALRYGIRRLCAQRLRDERGNDADANGERQRAFIDSLRASAIAIETDAANRQHYELPPQFFTLCLGKRLKYSSCYWDASTPDLDAAEERMLALYGQRAELADGQRILELGCGWGSLTLWMAERYPNATITAVSNSRPQRAHILEQCRLRGLGNVQVITADVNALALPPGNFDRVVSVEMFEHMRNYRDLLARVGSWLAPGGKLFVHIFCHRDLAYPFEVAGEDNWMGRHFFTGGLMPAADTLLHFQQDVVIEQRWVLSGEHYEKTANAWLENQDRHRAQIMPLLKQTYGDDAQRWWQRWRMFWLACAELFGYDHGREWGVAHYRFVKR comes from the coding sequence ATGTCCACCGTTACCGCCCCGCCCTCCTCGCTGCCCGAAGAAGCCTTTGCCACCCGCCTGGCCGAATCGGGGGTGCTGCCCGACGCCGCATTGCGCTACGGCATCCGCCGTCTGTGCGCGCAGCGCCTGCGCGATGAGCGCGGCAACGATGCCGATGCCAACGGCGAGCGCCAGCGCGCCTTCATCGACAGCCTGCGCGCCAGCGCCATCGCGATCGAAACCGATGCGGCCAATCGCCAGCACTATGAATTGCCGCCGCAGTTCTTCACCCTGTGCCTGGGCAAGCGGCTGAAGTACAGCAGTTGCTACTGGGATGCGAGCACGCCGGATCTGGATGCGGCCGAAGAACGCATGCTGGCGCTGTACGGGCAACGTGCCGAGCTGGCCGATGGTCAACGCATCCTGGAACTGGGCTGCGGCTGGGGCTCGCTGACCTTATGGATGGCCGAACGCTATCCCAATGCCACCATTACCGCGGTGTCCAATTCGCGCCCGCAGCGCGCGCACATCCTGGAGCAGTGCCGTCTCCGCGGCCTGGGCAACGTGCAGGTCATCACCGCCGACGTCAACGCGCTGGCGCTGCCGCCGGGCAATTTCGACCGCGTAGTATCGGTGGAGATGTTCGAGCACATGCGCAATTACCGCGATCTGCTTGCGCGCGTGGGAAGCTGGCTGGCGCCCGGCGGCAAGTTGTTCGTGCACATCTTCTGTCACCGCGATCTGGCCTATCCGTTCGAGGTGGCCGGCGAAGACAACTGGATGGGGCGGCATTTCTTTACCGGCGGGCTGATGCCGGCCGCCGACACCCTGCTGCATTTCCAGCAGGATGTGGTCATCGAACAGCGTTGGGTCTTGTCGGGCGAGCATTACGAAAAAACCGCCAATGCCTGGCTGGAAAACCAGGACCGTCACCGCGCGCAGATCATGCCGCTGCTGAAGCAGACCTACGGCGACGATGCGCAGCGCTGGTGGCAGCGTTGGCGCATGTTCTGGCTGGCCTGTGCGGAGCTGTTCGGCTACGACCACGGCCGCGAATGGGGCGTTGCGCACTATCGCTTCGTCAAACGTTGA
- a CDS encoding DUF1295 domain-containing protein — protein sequence MTVWPLLHVGVFASAVMVLGWLWQRRSGNAGPVDVLWAACLAVAAPYCAWLSDGALLPRVLVAVLGGLWGARLAWHLGVRVFGDPHEDGRYRALREHWNGDQRKFLGFFLAQAVVVVLFAVPFLAAASNPNPAWSLWSTLAVVVWLIAVGGEALADRQLSAHKADPANRGKTCRKGLWRYSRHPNYFFEFVHWFAYLVLAVGAGPWPVALCALGPVVMFVFLYRFTGIPYTEQQALRSRGEDYAHYQRTTSAFFPLPPSS from the coding sequence ATGACTGTGTGGCCGCTGCTGCATGTGGGCGTATTCGCAAGTGCGGTGATGGTGCTCGGCTGGCTATGGCAGCGCCGCAGTGGCAATGCCGGCCCGGTCGACGTGTTGTGGGCCGCCTGCCTGGCGGTGGCTGCGCCGTATTGCGCGTGGCTGTCCGACGGTGCGCTGCTGCCGCGCGTGTTGGTGGCGGTGCTTGGCGGTTTGTGGGGCGCGCGCCTGGCCTGGCATCTGGGCGTGCGCGTGTTCGGCGACCCGCACGAAGACGGCCGTTATCGCGCCCTGCGCGAGCATTGGAACGGCGACCAGCGCAAGTTCCTCGGCTTCTTCCTGGCCCAGGCGGTGGTGGTAGTGCTGTTTGCGGTGCCGTTCCTGGCTGCGGCCAGCAATCCGAACCCGGCATGGAGCCTGTGGAGCACGCTGGCCGTCGTGGTGTGGTTGATTGCGGTCGGCGGCGAGGCACTGGCCGACCGGCAGCTGTCTGCGCACAAGGCCGATCCTGCCAATCGCGGCAAGACCTGTCGCAAGGGACTGTGGCGGTATTCGCGCCATCCCAATTATTTCTTCGAGTTCGTGCACTGGTTCGCCTATCTGGTCTTGGCGGTCGGCGCCGGCCCCTGGCCGGTGGCGCTGTGCGCGCTCGGGCCGGTGGTGATGTTCGTGTTTCTGTATCGCTTCACCGGTATTCCCTACACCGAGCAGCAGGCGCTGCGCTCGCGTGGCGAGGACTACGCGCACTACCAGCGCACCACCAGTGCGTTTTTCCCGCTTCCCCCTTCGTCCTGA
- a CDS encoding DUF2878 domain-containing protein encodes MKQLGNYLGLQVLWVVAVAAAANGRVWPTLLVLALFALYQLWPSRRAAGDVPLLIAALALGLLLDTTLAAGGWVRYAAPWPGSVLAPAWILALWLGFALTLNHSLRKVMQRPWLAVLLGAIFGPFSYWLAQRSWHAVELLPPLLHALLAVGIGWGVACGVLSLYVRRLTPLPHDLTGELQ; translated from the coding sequence ATGAAGCAGCTCGGCAACTATCTCGGTTTGCAGGTGCTCTGGGTAGTGGCGGTGGCCGCCGCCGCAAACGGGCGCGTGTGGCCAACGCTGCTGGTACTGGCGCTGTTTGCGCTGTATCAACTGTGGCCCTCGCGACGCGCGGCCGGCGATGTGCCATTGCTGATCGCCGCATTGGCGCTGGGCTTGCTGCTGGACACCACGCTGGCGGCGGGGGGCTGGGTGCGTTACGCCGCGCCCTGGCCCGGGAGCGTACTGGCGCCCGCGTGGATTCTGGCGCTGTGGCTGGGCTTTGCGCTCACGCTCAATCATTCGCTGCGCAAGGTGATGCAGCGCCCGTGGTTGGCGGTGTTGCTGGGCGCCATTTTCGGTCCGTTTTCGTACTGGCTGGCGCAACGCAGCTGGCACGCCGTGGAGCTGCTGCCGCCGTTGCTGCATGCGCTGCTCGCTGTCGGCATCGGCTGGGGCGTGGCGTGCGGCGTGTTGTCGCTGTATGTACGGCGTCTGACACCATTGCCACACGACCTGACTGGAGAACTGCAATGA
- a CDS encoding SAM-dependent methyltransferase, giving the protein MNATSLPDTAAPRAASWTDRLLRKRLLATLGDLRDGQLQLHEADAVTTLGKASGAHALQMQLRVIDPDFYRQAALNGSVGAGESYMDGQWQCDDLVGLMRLLLRNRDRLDAMETGTARLGGWAMRSLHAFARNTRSGSRRNIAAHYDLGNPLFKLFLDKNLMYSSAIFVDGEEAQGDAALERAATRKLERICQKLRLGPQHHVVEIGTGWGGFALHAAREHGCRVTTTTISREQFDLASQRIADAGLTDRVTVLLSDYRDLQGRFDRVVSIEMIEAIGHQYLDTYFAKVGSLLADDGEALIQAITIEDHRYKQALHSVDFIKRHIFPGSFIPSVAAMTGAVARASDLRLFHLEDIGPSYALTLRAWRQRFMAQLPQVRALGYDERFIRMWEFYLAYCEAGFLERSIGDVHLWLSKPGARPPQFVPGLA; this is encoded by the coding sequence ATGAACGCCACGTCCCTGCCCGATACTGCTGCGCCACGTGCGGCTTCCTGGACGGACCGCCTGCTGCGCAAGCGCCTGCTGGCCACGCTCGGCGACCTGCGTGACGGGCAGCTGCAGCTGCACGAAGCAGACGCGGTCACCACGCTGGGCAAGGCCAGCGGTGCGCACGCGTTGCAGATGCAGTTGCGCGTCATCGACCCGGACTTCTATCGGCAGGCTGCACTCAACGGCAGCGTCGGCGCGGGCGAGTCGTACATGGATGGGCAATGGCAGTGCGACGATCTGGTCGGCCTGATGCGCCTGCTGTTGCGCAATCGCGACCGGCTGGACGCGATGGAAACCGGCACCGCGCGCCTGGGCGGCTGGGCGATGCGCAGCCTGCATGCGTTCGCGCGCAATACCCGCAGCGGCAGCCGGCGCAACATCGCTGCGCATTACGACCTGGGCAACCCGCTGTTCAAGCTGTTTCTGGACAAGAACCTGATGTATTCGTCGGCGATCTTCGTCGATGGCGAAGAAGCCCAGGGCGATGCAGCGCTGGAACGTGCGGCCACGCGCAAGCTCGAGCGCATCTGCCAGAAGCTGCGCTTGGGCCCGCAGCACCACGTTGTCGAAATCGGCACCGGCTGGGGCGGTTTTGCACTGCATGCGGCGCGCGAGCACGGCTGCCGCGTCACCACCACCACCATTTCGCGCGAGCAGTTCGACCTGGCAAGCCAACGCATCGCCGATGCGGGCTTGACCGACCGGGTCACCGTGTTATTGAGCGACTACCGCGACCTGCAGGGTCGCTTCGATCGCGTGGTATCGATCGAGATGATCGAGGCGATCGGCCACCAGTATCTGGACACCTACTTCGCCAAGGTCGGCAGCCTGCTCGCCGACGATGGCGAGGCGCTGATCCAGGCCATCACTATCGAGGATCACCGCTACAAGCAGGCGCTGCATTCGGTGGATTTCATCAAGCGGCATATCTTCCCCGGCAGCTTCATTCCGTCGGTCGCGGCGATGACCGGCGCGGTGGCACGCGCCAGCGATCTGCGCCTGTTCCATCTGGAAGACATCGGCCCCAGCTATGCGCTGACATTGCGCGCCTGGCGGCAGCGCTTCATGGCGCAGTTGCCGCAGGTGCGCGCCCTGGGCTACGACGAGCGCTTTATCCGCATGTGGGAGTTCTACCTGGCCTACTGCGAAGCCGGTTTTCTGGAACGCTCCATCGGCGACGTGCATCTGTGGCTGAGCAAGCCCGGCGCGCGCCCACCGCAATTTGTGCCCGGTCTTGCGTGA
- a CDS encoding DUF1365 domain-containing protein, whose translation MHLLREASTDAVPLPPGEDSGGGSVACGLRSAIYTGWVRHRRFAPKSLDFRYRLLLMYLDLSELDQVFAHRWLWSVGRANLAQFRRSDYLGDPAIPLDQAVRDCVQSQTGERPEGAIRLLTHLRYFGHVFNPVSFYYCFDRQDGLRWIVAEITNTPWQQRHTYVLPVAQARTHRDVHAWRFDKRFHVSPFMGMQHRYDWRFSVPDAQLRVHMDVLDANDDDAAGAIDNSGTRRFDATLVLQRQPLTARTLARTLLGYPLMTVQVVLAIHWQALRLWLRGNPVHDHPHPPVRDPR comes from the coding sequence ATGCACCTGCTGCGCGAAGCCAGCACCGACGCCGTGCCGCTGCCTCCCGGTGAGGACAGCGGTGGCGGCAGCGTGGCGTGCGGCTTGCGCAGCGCGATCTACACCGGGTGGGTGCGGCATCGCCGATTCGCGCCCAAATCGCTGGATTTCCGTTACCGCCTGTTATTGATGTACCTGGACCTGTCCGAACTGGATCAGGTGTTCGCCCATCGCTGGCTGTGGTCGGTGGGCCGCGCCAATCTGGCGCAATTCCGCCGCAGCGATTATCTGGGCGACCCGGCCATTCCGCTGGACCAGGCCGTGCGCGATTGCGTGCAGTCGCAGACCGGCGAGCGCCCGGAAGGCGCCATCCGGCTGCTGACGCATCTGCGCTACTTCGGCCACGTGTTCAATCCGGTGAGCTTTTATTACTGCTTCGATCGGCAGGACGGGTTGCGCTGGATCGTGGCGGAAATCACCAACACGCCCTGGCAGCAACGTCACACCTACGTGCTGCCGGTGGCGCAGGCGCGCACGCACCGCGATGTGCATGCATGGCGGTTCGACAAACGCTTCCACGTCTCCCCGTTCATGGGCATGCAGCACCGCTACGACTGGCGCTTCAGTGTGCCGGATGCGCAGTTGCGCGTGCATATGGACGTGCTGGATGCCAACGACGACGACGCTGCCGGTGCGATCGACAACAGCGGCACGCGCCGCTTCGATGCCACGCTGGTCCTGCAACGCCAGCCGCTGACCGCGCGCACGCTGGCGCGCACCTTGCTTGGCTACCCCTTGATGACCGTGCAGGTGGTGCTCGCCATCCACTGGCAGGCCTTGCGCCTTTGGCTGCGCGGCAACCCGGTCCACGATCACCCCCATCCGCCTGTGCGAGATCCCCGATGA
- a CDS encoding NAD(P)/FAD-dependent oxidoreductase, translating into MSEGRIAVVGSGIAGLGAAWLLSRRYEVTLFEAADYLGGHTHTHDIHLDGQRYAVDSGFIVFNPQHYPLLTRMFAELDVASQPTTMSFSVHDAGSGLEYNAGSLDGLFCQRRNLLSPRFWGMLADLRRFYRQAPAVLHSEERFSTLGAYLQRHGYSAAFRDQHLVPMASALWSSPSQTILEFPMGQLIGFMTNHHMLQLSDRPQWQVVRGGSNSYVRALRRRWQVLERLSTPVHAIRRTPDGIMLRSLRGEEYFDEVVLACHADDALALLSDATASEQQILGGITYQDNDTVLHTDARVLPRDKRAWAAWNAHVPADPQAPCTVSYWMNALQSIDAPQPFIVSLNRDHDIDPAKVLRRMRYRHPVQNAAALAAQERKAEIQGRHHTWFAGAAWGFGFHEDGLRSGVDVAHGLGVPW; encoded by the coding sequence ATGAGCGAGGGCAGGATTGCCGTGGTCGGCAGCGGAATCGCCGGCCTGGGTGCGGCGTGGCTATTGTCGCGGCGCTACGAAGTCACCTTGTTCGAGGCGGCCGATTATCTCGGCGGTCATACCCACACGCACGACATCCACCTGGACGGCCAGCGCTACGCGGTGGACAGCGGCTTTATCGTCTTCAACCCGCAGCACTACCCGCTGCTGACCCGCATGTTTGCCGAACTAGACGTGGCATCGCAGCCGACGACGATGAGTTTTTCGGTGCACGATGCCGGCAGCGGGCTGGAATACAACGCCGGCAGTCTGGATGGCTTGTTCTGCCAGCGGCGCAACCTGCTCAGCCCGCGCTTCTGGGGCATGCTCGCGGACCTGCGGCGCTTTTATCGGCAGGCGCCGGCGGTACTGCATAGCGAGGAGCGCTTCAGCACGCTGGGCGCGTACCTGCAGCGGCATGGCTATTCGGCCGCGTTCCGCGACCAGCATCTGGTGCCGATGGCGTCGGCGCTGTGGTCCTCGCCCTCCCAGACCATCCTTGAATTTCCGATGGGCCAGCTGATCGGCTTCATGACCAACCACCACATGCTGCAACTCAGCGACCGGCCCCAATGGCAGGTGGTGCGTGGCGGGTCCAACAGCTATGTGCGTGCACTGCGGCGGCGTTGGCAAGTACTGGAGCGGTTGTCCACGCCGGTCCATGCGATCCGGCGCACACCCGATGGCATCATGCTCCGCTCGTTGCGCGGCGAGGAATACTTCGACGAGGTGGTGCTGGCCTGCCATGCCGACGATGCACTGGCCTTGCTCAGCGATGCCACCGCATCGGAACAGCAGATCCTGGGCGGCATCACTTACCAGGACAACGACACCGTGCTGCATACCGATGCGCGCGTGTTGCCGCGCGACAAGCGCGCCTGGGCGGCGTGGAATGCGCATGTACCGGCCGACCCGCAGGCGCCCTGCACGGTGAGTTACTGGATGAACGCACTGCAGTCGATCGACGCGCCGCAGCCCTTCATCGTCAGCCTCAACCGCGATCACGACATCGACCCGGCCAAGGTGCTGCGGCGCATGCGCTACCGCCACCCGGTACAGAATGCCGCTGCGTTGGCGGCGCAGGAGCGCAAGGCAGAAATCCAGGGCCGCCACCACACCTGGTTTGCCGGTGCGGCGTGGGGCTTCGGCTTCCACGAAGACGGCCTGCGCAGCGGTGTGGATGTGGCCCATGGCCTGGGAGTGCCCTGGTGA
- a CDS encoding acyl-CoA desaturase, with the protein MPSTGVDPHVATPQPPPKRRGWVASRIGSLRRWVDSQADEPLDEARADRIDWLRALPFIALHVACLAVFWVGASWFAVGVALALYALRMFALTGFYHRYFSHRAFKTSRVLQFVFAAIGATCVQRGPLWWAAHHRNHHRHTDTGRDPHSPAQHGFWWSHTGWFLTPRNFRTDWEVIPDLRRFGELRFIDRFDIVMPALLALGLYLLGDWLADTAPALHTNGPQLLVWGFVLSTVALFHATFTINSLAHRFGSRRFATRDDSRNNWLLALITFGEGWHNNHHFFPGSARQGVRWWEYDVTWYGLKAMSWVGLVWDLKPMPALLTRRGQRVAR; encoded by the coding sequence GTGCCGAGCACTGGAGTCGACCCCCACGTCGCAACGCCCCAGCCCCCGCCCAAGCGTCGCGGCTGGGTTGCATCGCGCATCGGCAGCCTGCGCCGCTGGGTGGATTCGCAAGCCGACGAGCCGTTGGACGAGGCACGCGCCGATCGTATCGACTGGCTGCGCGCCCTGCCCTTCATCGCGCTGCATGTGGCCTGCCTGGCGGTGTTTTGGGTGGGCGCGTCGTGGTTTGCGGTGGGGGTGGCGCTGGCGCTGTACGCGCTGCGCATGTTTGCGCTTACCGGCTTCTATCACCGCTATTTTTCCCATCGCGCATTCAAGACCTCGCGCGTGCTGCAGTTCGTGTTTGCCGCCATCGGTGCGACCTGCGTGCAGCGCGGGCCACTGTGGTGGGCGGCGCATCACCGCAATCACCATCGGCATACCGACACCGGCCGCGACCCGCATTCGCCGGCCCAGCACGGGTTTTGGTGGAGCCATACCGGCTGGTTCCTGACTCCACGCAACTTCCGTACCGACTGGGAGGTCATCCCGGACCTGCGCCGTTTCGGCGAGCTGCGTTTCATCGACCGCTTCGACATCGTGATGCCGGCGCTGCTCGCGCTGGGGCTGTATCTGCTCGGCGATTGGCTGGCCGACACCGCGCCGGCGCTGCACACCAACGGGCCGCAGCTGCTGGTCTGGGGCTTCGTGCTGTCCACCGTGGCGCTGTTCCATGCGACCTTCACCATCAATTCGCTGGCGCACCGCTTCGGTAGCCGGCGGTTTGCCACGCGCGACGACAGCCGCAACAACTGGCTGCTGGCGTTGATCACCTTCGGCGAAGGCTGGCACAACAACCATCACTTCTTCCCCGGGTCGGCGCGACAAGGCGTGCGCTGGTGGGAGTACGACGTGACCTGGTACGGCCTCAAGGCGATGTCGTGGGTGGGGTTGGTCTGGGATCTCAAGCCGATGCCGGCCCTGCTCACGCGCCGCGGGCAACGGGTGGCGCGATGA
- a CDS encoding anti-sigma factor — MSTPFPIDQEPPRDVLAGEYVLGLLSAEERLAAEQRIATDAQFAQAVVQWQDLLAPLLEDIAAVTPPDQVWAQVRKTLGFDTPLRAVAPAAPAATTSKPAAPLWNNVRVWRWASAGGLATAAVCVLALLNLRTPPAPVPPIGNTQVVQNPVTPPAATTPPETGIAMTSTLATEDGRPGYVALMDADKHTITVTPLDRTATADKVPELWLITPDGKAHSMGTFDDQRARRAQIPDQLMPMLSNEAILAVTLEPPGGAPGGVATGTVVAKGGISTLAMAP, encoded by the coding sequence ATGAGCACGCCCTTTCCCATCGACCAGGAACCGCCGCGCGACGTGTTGGCCGGCGAGTACGTGCTCGGCCTGCTGAGCGCAGAAGAACGCCTGGCAGCAGAACAACGCATCGCCACCGACGCCCAGTTTGCCCAGGCAGTCGTGCAGTGGCAGGATCTTCTGGCCCCGCTGCTGGAAGACATCGCTGCGGTGACTCCGCCCGATCAGGTGTGGGCGCAGGTCCGGAAAACCCTGGGCTTCGACACGCCGCTACGTGCGGTGGCGCCTGCCGCTCCCGCAGCCACCACCAGCAAGCCGGCCGCGCCATTGTGGAACAACGTCCGGGTATGGCGTTGGGCCAGCGCCGGCGGCCTGGCGACTGCGGCCGTATGCGTGCTCGCCTTGTTGAACCTGCGCACGCCGCCGGCACCGGTGCCGCCAATCGGCAATACGCAGGTGGTGCAGAACCCGGTCACCCCGCCTGCAGCCACCACACCGCCGGAGACCGGCATCGCCATGACCTCGACGCTGGCGACCGAAGACGGGCGCCCAGGCTACGTGGCGCTGATGGATGCCGACAAGCACACTATCACGGTGACGCCGCTGGATCGCACCGCCACGGCCGACAAGGTGCCCGAGTTGTGGCTGATCACGCCGGACGGCAAGGCGCATTCGATGGGTACCTTCGACGATCAACGCGCGCGTCGCGCGCAGATTCCCGATCAGCTGATGCCCATGCTCAGCAACGAGGCGATCCTGGCGGTCACACTGGAACCGCCGGGCGGTGCACCCGGTGGGGTGGCCACCGGCACGGTGGTTGCCAAGGGCGGCATCAGCACGCTCGCAATGGCGCCCTGA
- a CDS encoding sigma-70 family RNA polymerase sigma factor, which produces MSAIPGHDDDETGRLLTATAGGDRHAFEALYRLTSPKLFGVCLRMIPQRAEAEEVLQDVFTLIWHKAGQFDPSRARGLTWLAMIARNKAIDHLRANAPQRRNVALDDAGELRDGDASPLERTERASTRRRIDHCLAELEPPRSELIRTAFFEGITYEELAARTDTPIGTVKSWIRRGLAKLKACLER; this is translated from the coding sequence ATGAGTGCCATTCCTGGCCACGACGATGATGAAACCGGACGCCTGCTGACCGCGACTGCGGGCGGCGACCGGCATGCCTTCGAAGCGCTGTACCGGCTGACCTCGCCCAAACTGTTTGGGGTATGCCTGCGCATGATTCCGCAACGTGCCGAGGCCGAAGAGGTGCTGCAGGATGTGTTCACGCTGATCTGGCACAAGGCCGGTCAGTTCGATCCGAGCCGGGCGCGCGGGCTGACCTGGCTGGCGATGATCGCGCGTAACAAGGCGATCGATCATCTTCGCGCCAATGCGCCGCAGCGCCGCAATGTGGCGCTGGACGATGCCGGTGAACTGCGCGACGGCGATGCGTCGCCGCTGGAGCGCACCGAACGCGCCAGCACGCGTCGTCGCATCGACCATTGCCTGGCCGAACTCGAACCGCCGCGCAGTGAGCTGATTCGTACCGCGTTCTTCGAAGGCATCACCTACGAAGAGCTCGCCGCGCGTACCGACACACCGATCGGCACGGTCAAAAGCTGGATCCGCCGCGGTCTGGCCAAACTCAAGGCATGTCTGGAACGATGA
- a CDS encoding DUF4345 family protein has translation MAKAYLWINAVLYVVLAIWCTLSPAKTANAVGYTQLSPAGQSEYLVIYGGLQLGMAFLFGYFAWIDQPRTGLLVALAFYVPIVLFRSVSLSRLWPVSAPTVALAGVEILLLLAAVLLWLRK, from the coding sequence ATGGCAAAGGCTTATCTCTGGATCAACGCAGTGCTCTATGTCGTCCTGGCGATCTGGTGCACGCTATCGCCGGCCAAGACCGCAAATGCGGTCGGCTACACCCAGCTCTCGCCGGCCGGACAATCGGAGTATCTGGTCATCTATGGCGGCCTGCAGTTGGGCATGGCGTTCCTGTTCGGCTACTTCGCCTGGATCGATCAACCGCGCACCGGCCTGCTGGTCGCACTGGCGTTCTACGTACCCATCGTGCTGTTCCGCAGCGTCTCGCTGTCGCGCTTGTGGCCGGTCTCTGCGCCAACCGTGGCGCTTGCCGGCGTCGAGATCCTGTTGCTGCTCGCCGCCGTGCTGCTGTGGCTGCGCAAGTGA
- the rnfB gene encoding Rnf electron transport complex subunit RnfB, whose translation MPVPALSLVDRLDRLLPQTQCGQCGYDGCRPYAQAMADGLADVDHCPPGGDAGARALAQVLEVPARPFDRSRGAHKPPQVAWIVEADCIGCTKCIQACPVDAIVGGAKHMHTVIAPLCTGCELCLPACPVDCIELRRID comes from the coding sequence ATGCCTGTCCCTGCCCTCTCCCTGGTCGACCGTCTCGACCGCCTGCTGCCACAAACCCAATGCGGTCAGTGCGGCTACGACGGCTGCCGCCCCTACGCGCAAGCCATGGCCGACGGGCTGGCCGACGTCGACCATTGCCCGCCCGGCGGCGATGCGGGCGCCCGCGCGCTGGCGCAGGTGCTGGAGGTGCCGGCGCGGCCGTTCGATCGCAGCCGCGGCGCACACAAACCACCGCAGGTAGCCTGGATCGTGGAGGCCGATTGCATCGGCTGTACCAAATGCATCCAGGCTTGCCCGGTGGATGCGATCGTGGGCGGGGCCAAACACATGCACACCGTGATCGCGCCGCTGTGCACCGGCTGCGAGCTGTGCCTGCCGGCATGCCCGGTGGATTGCATCGAGTTGCGCCGCATCGATTAG
- a CDS encoding HAD family hydrolase, which yields MHLALFDFDHTITTCDTYARFLRKVATPAQLASAKWQVGPWVLGYRLGVVSAAALRARVTRIVFSGRSLDEMATHGADYARTALPGLLRAEMMQRIDWHQAQGHEVVLVSASLDLYLQPWCTQHGLSLICNRLDHSGGRLSGRYAGGDCGPYKAAQIRARYDLSQYDCVHAYGDSREDTPMLALAQQRWYRGNPLH from the coding sequence ATGCACCTGGCCCTGTTCGACTTCGACCACACCATCACCACCTGCGATACCTATGCGCGCTTCCTGCGCAAGGTGGCCACGCCCGCCCAACTGGCGTCGGCGAAGTGGCAGGTCGGCCCTTGGGTGCTGGGCTATCGGTTGGGCGTGGTGTCCGCTGCGGCGCTGCGCGCGCGGGTCACGCGCATCGTGTTCAGTGGTCGCTCGCTCGACGAGATGGCCACGCATGGCGCCGACTACGCACGCACCGCACTGCCGGGTCTGCTGCGTGCAGAGATGATGCAACGCATCGACTGGCATCAGGCGCAGGGGCATGAAGTGGTACTGGTGTCGGCGTCGCTGGATCTGTATCTGCAGCCGTGGTGCACGCAGCATGGCTTGTCGCTGATCTGCAACCGCCTGGACCACAGCGGCGGCCGCCTGAGCGGGCGCTATGCCGGTGGCGATTGCGGCCCGTACAAAGCCGCGCAAATTCGCGCGCGCTACGACCTGTCGCAGTACGACTGCGTGCATGCCTACGGCGACAGCCGCGAAGACACGCCGATGCTGGCGCTGGCGCAACAACGCTGGTATCGCGGCAATCCATTGCACTGA